In [Leptolyngbya] sp. PCC 7376, a genomic segment contains:
- a CDS encoding D-Ala-D-Ala carboxypeptidase family metallohydrolase has product MSDIKLVVQVDTFFKEEPKQGADLTDDQKVFVEDGKEYPVHSYDMSLINGHVKVAFKNTFLGPKNRTTWFIYPPHVLIDGNEPGNKPNDQPAKNTIKISKSYSGPKITLPGHGSVYLCQPIIPNGHFSWAEATKNGSRIPVDGSVTKNIIKIAKVMEEVREYVGAKPITINSWYRDPVSNRKAGGSKRSRHMVGDAVDFVVAGISPPKVNRMLEPWWGSRGGIASASCFTHIDARGYKARWSYGF; this is encoded by the coding sequence ATGTCTGATATTAAGCTGGTCGTTCAAGTCGATACTTTTTTTAAAGAAGAGCCTAAACAGGGTGCAGACCTAACCGACGATCAAAAAGTTTTTGTTGAAGATGGCAAGGAATACCCAGTGCATTCCTATGACATGTCTTTGATCAATGGTCATGTCAAAGTGGCATTTAAGAATACATTCCTCGGTCCCAAAAACCGCACGACTTGGTTTATCTACCCTCCCCATGTGCTTATTGATGGCAATGAGCCCGGTAATAAGCCAAATGATCAGCCCGCGAAAAATACAATCAAAATCAGCAAGTCCTATTCTGGCCCAAAAATCACACTCCCTGGTCATGGCAGTGTTTATCTTTGTCAGCCAATTATTCCCAACGGTCACTTCAGTTGGGCTGAGGCCACAAAAAATGGTAGTCGGATTCCCGTTGATGGCTCTGTAACGAAGAATATTATCAAGATCGCGAAGGTGATGGAAGAAGTGCGCGAATATGTTGGCGCGAAACCCATCACAATTAACTCTTGGTATCGTGATCCGGTTAGTAACCGTAAAGCTGGCGGATCGAAGCGCTCACGTCATATGGTTGGCGATGCGGTTGACTTTGTTGTCGCAGGTATTTCACCTCCAAAGGTCAACAGAATGTTAGAGCCTTGGTGGGGTAGCCGTGGTGGGATCGCTAGTGCTAGCTGTTTCACTCACATTGATGCTCGAGGCTATAAGGCGCGCTGGAGCTATGGTTTCTAA
- the petD gene encoding cytochrome b6-f complex subunit IV has protein sequence MSIMKKPDLSDPSLRAKLAQNMGHNYYGEPAWPNDILFTFPICIAGTIGLVAGLAILDPAMIGEPGNPFATPLEILPEWYLYPVFQILRVLPNKLLGIACQGAVPLGLMMIPFIESVNKFQNPFRRPVAMSVFLFGTAVTLWLGAGSCFPIDESLTLGLF, from the coding sequence ATGTCTATCATGAAAAAACCGGATCTCAGTGATCCTTCACTCCGGGCAAAGTTGGCTCAAAACATGGGACACAATTACTATGGTGAGCCTGCTTGGCCTAATGATATCTTGTTCACTTTCCCCATCTGTATTGCGGGAACCATCGGTCTAGTTGCTGGCTTGGCAATTCTTGACCCTGCGATGATCGGTGAACCTGGTAATCCTTTTGCAACGCCTTTGGAAATTTTACCTGAGTGGTATTTATACCCTGTTTTCCAAATTCTGCGCGTTCTTCCGAATAAGCTTCTTGGTATTGCTTGCCAAGGTGCTGTTCCTCTCGGTTTGATGATGATTCCTTTTATCGAGAGTGTAAACAAATTCCAGAATCCTTTCCGTCGCCCTGTAGCAATGTCTGTATTCCTCTTTGGAACAGCTGTTACTCTTTGGCTCGGTGCGGGTTCTTGCTTCCCTATTGATGAGTCTTTGACTCTCGGCTTATTCTAA
- a CDS encoding DUF2973 domain-containing protein: MFHFLFILAFGTIATIAVLNLIRSFMMLSSETRMYPNFQRDSPQLPRQKVTPHPEMLDDAGRPISEPLLVVRSLDVEDARQRLDNLYNASPGNDNSDSDA, from the coding sequence ATGTTTCATTTTCTCTTCATCTTGGCATTTGGTACGATTGCGACCATCGCGGTACTTAATTTAATCCGCAGCTTTATGATGCTGAGTAGTGAAACAAGGATGTATCCGAATTTTCAAAGGGATTCCCCTCAACTGCCTCGTCAGAAAGTGACACCCCATCCCGAAATGCTTGATGATGCGGGTCGTCCGATCAGTGAACCGCTTTTAGTCGTAAGATCCCTAGATGTTGAAGATGCAAGGCAACGTCTAGATAATCTTTATAATGCTTCCCCTGGCAATGACAATTCGGATAGCGACGCATAA
- a CDS encoding cyclic nucleotide-binding domain-containing protein, whose product MQIVFSRPFSIKFDRLLQLLCLAVTVLIYSVLGMAIANSLFVSKVGAQQLPFAFALIGLCSMPAYLIFSQLVDRYSRTKLFRYVLIGSVPVILGLRFVLNYDSPYLYYLLLIAIFFQWDFHNNVLYPSLLTDYFSTLEYKRYAPNIGIAQAVGTLLGGALTTLLSHYFATKDLLFYLPIFYVLGIFQLLYLERSQRQLAQPNQSSESVGLWESIRTFPELVKRYPLSLFLASSSFLLVIIYISSEFLWFNIYGDNFSDQALTGFLGLMRIVISLIQVVVIYGATRPLLEILGVARLNPVYPLTTLTSFGILLSSFGLPAAIALHINGDAFYKAINLPIHQLNYNAIPREFVGRIRALSDGLIYAIGLTLAGVVLWLGEMYLDLQQMAWFVAGLTLIFLAVRLPMGRFYANGLEEMIRSDSIDLDAFDLDPIPLNAQSNEAIRELLKEGDRYSQLKGLELARRLDQPEQFLPEVETLLSPNTATDDPQLYSAAIALFTDCSETVQQSLEKRLENPDWQAFALEILLINRFIPSPKQIQDWLNHSSPEMQTLGAIAELQQWDKLPKDWGKELNEVTARIMTRVVATSNNPIFAPLIPNVVLTQTDPDIIRTGLEALLPLTQKGDQETASIAHSKLSHFEPMVRIAALDLLQEARCPEFVEAIAHSLEDPEPRVRERSAKTLASYGRQGIDAAQPSLQNLRPEIVNAAITAIGAVKTRYASDILFRYLEPNYKLLEQTRKWQADLPDSPELKVLQVAIQDYGDRLTQKVLFVLAALGYAPTVNVINRLLATNAQAELENAIEFLTSLNHRRFVTPLLPKLKALVEQDEPTRETTSTHITPKWLREKGYRLLLEAMESGDRWIKIGALIALEMVPSVLANDPDPFVKQVAGQLFETHVPAKTAMNRLLLLKTVKLFRNLSLDELMLIDDGLEQTQVLAETAIFDEGGQAAYLYIIAEGTVQLRKKIDGTPRTTKQLTIGDYFGEVALFDDAPLWDGAIAQTDCTLLKLEKNRFLSLITQRPHIILEICRFLSQRLRETDKLRSPESSNILQ is encoded by the coding sequence GTGCAGATTGTTTTTTCACGACCTTTTTCTATCAAGTTCGATCGACTATTGCAATTATTGTGCCTCGCTGTAACGGTCTTGATTTACAGCGTTCTTGGCATGGCGATCGCCAATTCATTATTTGTCAGCAAAGTTGGTGCACAACAGTTACCCTTCGCTTTTGCTTTGATCGGACTTTGTTCGATGCCAGCTTATTTGATCTTTTCACAATTAGTTGATCGCTACAGTCGCACAAAATTATTTCGCTATGTGCTGATTGGCTCTGTGCCAGTGATACTCGGTCTACGTTTTGTGCTGAATTACGATTCACCTTACCTGTACTATTTGCTGCTGATCGCGATCTTTTTTCAGTGGGATTTTCACAATAATGTGCTGTATCCTAGCCTCCTCACTGATTATTTCAGCACACTCGAATACAAACGCTATGCCCCTAATATCGGCATCGCCCAAGCAGTGGGGACGTTATTAGGCGGTGCTTTAACCACCTTGTTATCGCATTACTTTGCCACAAAGGATCTGCTATTTTATCTGCCGATTTTTTATGTTTTAGGGATTTTTCAACTGCTGTATTTGGAGCGATCACAGCGGCAATTAGCCCAACCAAATCAAAGCTCTGAATCGGTTGGACTCTGGGAATCCATTCGAACTTTTCCTGAACTCGTCAAACGTTATCCTCTCAGTTTGTTTTTGGCGAGTAGTAGCTTTTTGCTGGTGATTATTTACATCAGCTCAGAATTTTTATGGTTTAACATCTACGGCGATAATTTCAGCGATCAAGCATTAACAGGCTTTTTGGGATTAATGCGCATTGTCATCAGTCTGATTCAAGTGGTTGTAATTTATGGGGCGACACGACCGTTATTAGAAATTCTTGGGGTAGCGCGACTCAACCCTGTTTATCCACTCACAACTTTAACCAGTTTTGGGATTTTGTTGTCGAGTTTTGGACTACCTGCGGCGATCGCCCTACATATCAATGGCGATGCCTTCTACAAAGCAATTAATTTACCGATTCACCAGCTTAATTACAATGCCATTCCACGGGAATTTGTTGGGCGTATTCGTGCTCTCAGTGATGGGCTAATTTATGCGATAGGACTAACCTTAGCGGGGGTCGTTCTCTGGTTGGGAGAAATGTATCTCGACCTTCAACAAATGGCCTGGTTCGTCGCAGGTTTAACCTTGATTTTCTTAGCGGTGCGGCTGCCGATGGGGCGCTTTTATGCCAATGGTTTAGAGGAGATGATTCGCTCTGACAGTATTGATTTGGATGCGTTTGACCTTGACCCTATTCCGCTGAATGCCCAATCAAATGAAGCTATTCGGGAACTCCTCAAGGAAGGTGATCGCTACAGCCAGCTCAAGGGTTTAGAGCTTGCGAGACGACTGGATCAGCCCGAGCAATTTTTACCGGAAGTCGAAACGCTTTTATCTCCAAATACAGCCACTGATGATCCGCAACTTTATAGCGCGGCGATCGCCTTATTTACAGACTGTTCAGAAACGGTACAACAGAGTCTTGAAAAGCGTTTAGAGAATCCTGACTGGCAAGCTTTTGCCCTCGAAATTTTATTAATTAATCGCTTTATTCCTAGCCCCAAACAAATTCAAGATTGGCTCAATCATTCCAGCCCAGAGATGCAAACCTTGGGGGCGATCGCCGAACTTCAGCAATGGGATAAGCTCCCGAAAGATTGGGGTAAAGAGCTGAATGAAGTCACTGCCAGAATTATGACCCGTGTTGTTGCCACCAGTAATAATCCGATTTTTGCGCCGCTGATCCCCAATGTTGTTCTCACCCAAACTGACCCTGACATTATCCGAACCGGACTTGAAGCTCTTTTGCCGTTGACCCAAAAGGGGGACCAAGAAACTGCTAGCATTGCCCACAGTAAACTGAGCCATTTCGAACCGATGGTGAGGATTGCGGCTTTAGATTTATTGCAGGAAGCTCGTTGTCCCGAATTCGTTGAGGCGATCGCCCATTCCCTTGAAGACCCAGAGCCACGAGTGCGCGAAAGATCTGCAAAAACTCTTGCCAGCTATGGTCGCCAAGGCATTGATGCTGCCCAACCGAGTCTTCAGAATTTACGCCCAGAAATTGTAAATGCAGCGATTACGGCGATTGGCGCAGTCAAAACGCGATATGCCAGCGATATTTTATTTCGGTATTTGGAGCCAAACTACAAACTTTTAGAACAGACTCGGAAGTGGCAAGCAGATTTGCCGGACTCTCCAGAGTTAAAAGTTTTGCAGGTTGCCATTCAAGACTATGGCGATCGCCTCACCCAAAAAGTTTTATTTGTACTAGCAGCCCTCGGTTATGCCCCAACGGTTAATGTGATCAACCGTTTGCTAGCGACTAACGCCCAAGCAGAACTTGAAAATGCGATTGAATTTCTCACATCTCTCAACCATCGCCGTTTTGTGACGCCCCTTTTACCAAAGCTTAAAGCCCTCGTTGAACAGGACGAACCAACTAGAGAAACAACATCAACCCACATCACACCCAAATGGTTGCGAGAGAAAGGTTACCGCTTACTACTTGAGGCGATGGAATCAGGCGATCGCTGGATCAAGATTGGCGCCCTAATCGCCCTAGAGATGGTACCGTCAGTGCTAGCGAATGATCCCGACCCTTTTGTAAAACAGGTTGCTGGACAACTCTTTGAAACCCATGTGCCCGCCAAAACCGCTATGAATCGCCTGTTGCTCTTGAAAACGGTCAAACTTTTTCGCAACCTCTCCCTCGACGAGTTGATGTTGATCGATGATGGCCTTGAGCAAACGCAAGTTTTAGCAGAGACTGCAATTTTCGATGAAGGGGGACAGGCTGCTTATCTATATATCATTGCCGAGGGCACAGTCCAGCTCAGAAAAAAAATTGATGGCACGCCCCGCACCACCAAACAATTAACCATCGGTGATTATTTTGGCGAAGTCGCGCTGTTTGATGATGCACCACTTTGGGACGGGGCGATCGCCCAAACAGACTGCACATTACTGAAACTCGAAAAAAATCGGTTTCTCAGCCTCATCACCCAACGTCCCCACATAATCCTCGAAATATGCCGTTTTCTCAGCCAAAGACTTCGGGAAACAGATAAGTTGCGATCGCCGGAATCAAGCAATATTTTGCAGTAA
- the petB gene encoding cytochrome b6 codes for MFTKEVTDSKLYQWFNERLEIQAISDDISSKYVPPHVNIFYCLGGITLTCFIIQFATGFAMTFYYKPTVAEAFTSVQYLMNDVNFGWLIRSIHKWSASMMVLMMILHIFRVYLTGGFKRPRELTWITGVIMACITVSFGVTGYSLPWDQVGYWAVKIVSGVPAAIPVVGDQMVELLRGGTSVGQATLTRFYSIHTFVLPWLIAVFMLAHFLMIRKQGISGPL; via the coding sequence ATGTTTACAAAAGAAGTTACCGACTCAAAATTATATCAGTGGTTTAACGAGCGGCTAGAAATTCAGGCGATCTCCGATGATATTTCTAGCAAATACGTTCCACCCCATGTCAATATCTTCTATTGCTTGGGCGGTATTACCCTAACTTGTTTCATTATCCAGTTCGCAACTGGATTTGCAATGACCTTCTACTACAAACCCACTGTAGCAGAAGCTTTCACGTCCGTTCAGTACCTCATGAATGACGTTAACTTCGGTTGGCTGATTCGCTCCATTCACAAATGGTCTGCGAGCATGATGGTCTTAATGATGATTTTGCACATTTTCCGCGTTTACCTCACAGGTGGCTTTAAGCGCCCTCGTGAATTAACTTGGATTACTGGCGTAATCATGGCTTGTATTACCGTTTCCTTCGGTGTTACTGGCTACTCCCTCCCTTGGGACCAAGTTGGTTACTGGGCGGTGAAAATCGTATCCGGTGTACCCGCTGCGATTCCTGTTGTAGGTGATCAAATGGTTGAACTACTTCGTGGTGGCACGAGTGTTGGTCAGGCTACTTTGACTCGTTTCTACAGCATTCACACTTTCGTATTGCCTTGGTTAATTGCGGTCTTCATGTTGGCTCACTTCCTCATGATCCGTAAGCAAGGTATCTCTGGTCCTTTGTAA
- the ctpA gene encoding carboxyl-terminal processing protease CtpA yields the protein MLRKRFWAIACGLLLVLGTVFAPVDEAVALTDEQNLFLQAWRYVSQSYVDETFNDNNWWILRQKFLKRHLDTTEQTYDAITEMLAVLDDPYTRLLRPEQYRSLKVSTAGELSGVGLQININQDSGSLEVIVPIAGSPADEAGIEAKDLILAIDGVDTKNISLDEAAARMRGRKGTTVALTVQSAATQEVKTLKLARDTISLNPVYAKLEEYDHQKVGYIRLSQFSANAKAEIEKSLTDLGEKGADRFILDLRNNPGGLLQAGIEIARLWLDQDTIVYTVDRQGISDSYNATGNAITDKPLVVLVNQATASASEILAGALQDNGRALLVGEKTFGKGLIQSLFELPNGAGMAVTVAKYETPLHHDINKLGIMPDKVIEQNPIPYRMMATSDDGQYQAALDLLSQQSTLANAVS from the coding sequence ATGCTGAGAAAACGCTTTTGGGCGATCGCCTGTGGTCTGTTACTAGTTTTAGGGACGGTTTTTGCGCCGGTGGATGAGGCTGTAGCCCTTACAGATGAGCAAAATCTTTTTCTTCAGGCTTGGCGATATGTGAGCCAATCCTATGTCGATGAAACATTTAATGACAACAATTGGTGGATACTACGCCAAAAGTTCCTCAAGCGTCACCTAGATACAACAGAGCAGACATACGATGCGATTACAGAGATGCTCGCAGTTTTAGATGATCCCTACACTCGTTTATTGCGTCCTGAGCAATATCGCAGCCTGAAAGTCAGTACTGCGGGAGAATTATCGGGCGTTGGTCTACAAATCAATATTAATCAGGATTCTGGGTCACTAGAGGTTATTGTGCCGATTGCTGGATCGCCCGCTGATGAGGCTGGGATTGAAGCAAAAGATCTGATTTTGGCGATCGATGGTGTTGATACAAAAAATATTAGTCTCGACGAAGCAGCGGCAAGAATGCGAGGTCGCAAGGGGACAACGGTTGCCCTCACTGTTCAGTCCGCCGCAACACAAGAAGTTAAAACATTAAAACTGGCGCGGGATACGATTTCGCTAAATCCTGTGTACGCGAAGTTGGAGGAATATGACCATCAAAAGGTCGGATATATTCGGCTAAGTCAGTTTAGTGCAAACGCTAAAGCTGAAATTGAAAAATCGTTGACTGATTTAGGAGAGAAAGGGGCAGATCGTTTTATTTTGGACTTACGGAATAATCCTGGTGGTTTGTTGCAGGCAGGTATTGAAATTGCACGCCTTTGGCTTGATCAAGACACTATTGTTTATACAGTGGATCGTCAAGGGATTTCTGATAGCTACAACGCGACGGGTAATGCGATCACTGATAAACCTTTAGTTGTGCTGGTAAATCAGGCCACAGCTAGTGCTAGTGAAATTTTGGCTGGGGCGCTACAGGATAATGGTCGTGCGCTACTGGTTGGTGAGAAAACGTTTGGTAAGGGACTCATTCAGTCTTTATTTGAGCTTCCCAATGGTGCGGGTATGGCTGTGACGGTGGCCAAGTACGAAACACCGCTCCACCATGACATTAATAAGTTGGGCATTATGCCAGACAAGGTGATTGAGCAAAATCCCATTCCCTATCGCATGATGGCAACATCTGATGATGGTCAGTATCAAGCAGCACTTGATTTGCTGAGTCAACAGTCTACTCTGGCCAATGCCGTATCTTAG
- a CDS encoding ATP-binding protein, translated as MTFELKDSDNLVPVSQLNEQQQQALLNIVYRIRESLDVQQILNTTTLEIRQMLGADRVGIFRFKPHSGYRIGEFVAESLGEGLPSAIATPVRDQCFGDEYARNYQNGRIQAVSDIHNANLSQCHIDVLAQFKVRANLIVPLRIKGHLWGLFCVHQCHSSRDWQTQEIEFIRHLGHHLDIALQQGELLEHTLEQSARLRSLTQERDRFFSLSPNLFCVIDFDGEFIRVNPAWEDILGYVQDELINSNFWSFVHPDDEELTEEAWRKLQESRGREALLLEHRFRCADGKYKYLSWSGTCISREKRIYAIARDITKRKQLEFTLGQRTRDLEQALAKLQQTQVHLVQSAKMSSLGQLVAGVAHEINNPMNFIYGNIGHIQDYTSALVNIVDAYQQSHEEQPPDIVALCQEADLEFILDDLPAIISSLQLGAERIKKIITSLRNFSRLDEAPVKMANIHEGIDSTILILQNRIKAKPHQPEITIQKRYGDLPEVECYPGQLNQVFMNILSNAIDAIIDSKKSNNGVISISTAVLTHEQAIAIMIRDNGYGMDEQTCNRIFDPFFTTKDVGKGTGLGMSISYQIITEHHHGSLACKSQQGVGTEFTITLPINQSTS; from the coding sequence ATGACCTTTGAGTTGAAAGATAGCGATAATCTTGTGCCTGTTAGCCAGCTCAATGAACAGCAGCAGCAGGCACTACTAAATATTGTCTATCGCATTCGTGAATCTCTGGATGTTCAGCAGATTTTAAATACAACGACCCTGGAGATCCGACAAATGTTGGGCGCGGATCGGGTCGGGATTTTTCGATTTAAGCCCCACTCTGGTTATCGTATTGGTGAGTTTGTGGCAGAGTCTTTGGGAGAAGGACTACCTTCGGCGATCGCCACCCCTGTGAGAGATCAATGTTTTGGCGATGAATATGCCCGAAATTATCAGAATGGCCGCATTCAAGCCGTTAGTGATATCCATAATGCCAATTTAAGTCAATGTCATATTGATGTCTTGGCGCAATTCAAGGTGCGAGCGAATTTAATTGTTCCCCTCCGCATTAAAGGTCATTTATGGGGATTGTTTTGCGTACATCAATGTCATAGTTCTCGGGATTGGCAAACGCAGGAAATAGAGTTCATTCGGCATCTTGGCCACCATTTAGACATTGCACTACAGCAAGGTGAATTACTTGAACATACGCTTGAACAATCCGCACGGCTGCGGTCACTAACTCAAGAACGCGATCGCTTCTTTAGCTTGTCCCCCAATTTATTCTGTGTGATTGATTTTGATGGTGAGTTTATCCGGGTTAATCCAGCTTGGGAAGATATTCTCGGCTATGTTCAGGATGAATTGATCAATAGTAATTTTTGGTCTTTTGTCCATCCTGATGATGAGGAACTCACGGAAGAGGCTTGGCGTAAGCTACAGGAAAGTCGAGGGCGTGAGGCGTTGCTACTAGAGCATCGATTTCGCTGTGCTGATGGGAAGTATAAATATTTATCTTGGTCTGGCACTTGCATTTCAAGAGAAAAACGAATTTATGCGATCGCCCGCGACATCACGAAGCGCAAGCAATTGGAATTTACCCTTGGTCAACGGACTCGGGATCTTGAACAAGCTTTAGCAAAATTGCAACAAACCCAAGTTCACCTTGTCCAGAGTGCCAAGATGTCAAGCCTCGGACAACTTGTCGCAGGTGTTGCCCATGAGATTAACAATCCCATGAATTTTATCTATGGCAACATTGGCCATATCCAAGACTATACAAGTGCTTTAGTCAATATTGTCGATGCCTATCAACAGTCTCATGAGGAGCAGCCGCCGGATATCGTAGCGCTATGTCAAGAAGCGGATCTTGAATTTATCCTTGACGATTTACCGGCGATTATCAGCTCGCTTCAATTGGGGGCAGAACGAATAAAGAAGATTATTACCTCCCTACGTAATTTTTCTCGCCTCGATGAAGCCCCTGTCAAAATGGCTAATATCCATGAAGGGATCGATAGCACGATTCTGATTTTGCAAAATCGCATTAAAGCAAAACCTCATCAACCGGAAATCACAATTCAGAAGCGCTATGGTGATCTCCCGGAAGTTGAGTGCTATCCAGGTCAGCTCAATCAAGTCTTTATGAATATTCTGAGTAATGCGATTGATGCGATCATTGACTCGAAAAAATCGAATAATGGAGTCATCTCTATTTCAACTGCTGTCCTAACTCATGAACAGGCGATCGCCATCATGATTCGCGATAACGGCTATGGCATGGATGAACAAACCTGTAATCGAATCTTTGATCCTTTTTTTACCACAAAAGATGTTGGTAAAGGTACTGGACTCGGCATGTCGATCAGCTACCAAATTATCACCGAACATCACCATGGCTCCCTTGCTTGTAAATCTCAACAGGGTGTAGGAACAGAATTTACAATCACTTTGCCGATCAACCAATCAACATCTTGA